Proteins encoded within one genomic window of Flavobacterium gilvum:
- a CDS encoding SixA phosphatase family protein, with the protein MKNLILIRHAKSSWEAPLHDKDRPLTSQGMQSAHLISSHAIKYLPKTFCIWSSTAERAIETAMIFAQNINFPLESIIYKDELYTFDERKLEKVIKSYSNGYDSIIIFGHNEAITNFVNKFGDVYIDNVPTAGFVHIEFETESWDDINKGKTKKTLFPKDLK; encoded by the coding sequence ATGAAAAATTTAATTTTAATTCGACATGCAAAGTCTAGTTGGGAAGCGCCTTTGCATGATAAAGACAGACCATTGACTTCACAAGGCATGCAAAGTGCTCATCTTATTTCTTCTCATGCTATTAAATACTTGCCAAAAACGTTTTGCATTTGGAGTAGTACAGCCGAAAGAGCTATTGAAACTGCGATGATTTTTGCCCAAAATATTAATTTCCCTTTGGAAAGCATAATATATAAGGATGAGTTGTACACATTTGATGAAAGAAAGTTGGAAAAAGTTATTAAATCATATAGTAATGGTTATGATAGTATAATTATATTCGGACATAACGAGGCTATTACAAATTTTGTTAATAAATTTGGGGATGTTTACATAGATAATGTTCCAACGGCCGGGTTCGTTCACATAGAATTTGAAACTGAAAGTTGGGACGATATTAACAAAGGAAAAACAAAAAAAACACTATTCCCCAAAGACTTAAAATAA
- a CDS encoding L-lactate MFS transporter, producing MSKNKYLIVLAGMVMQLSIGSIYAYSKWIEPLTKELSWDAHDTKTGFSLAICFLGLTAAFMGKFAQKVGPTKGGIIAALFLTIGLLGSSLAVKIDSIYLFYLTFGVLQGIGLGFGYIVPVYTVVKWFPDKPGLASGIIIMSFALGSLLASFLIGPLYTSLGLSGAFLTLAICYGICMLLSASYLANPTDASVAQHAHVDLTPKEILSDKRFIALWLLLFLNVCGGIAIISKAAVLGQEVVGMSAGEATMFVAIIGLFNGLGRLFWSSISDKIGCWSTFMIFIGINAACFAMIPTFSTNQISFQTLTFIIIAGYGAGFATMPSFVKSIFGAEKYGQVLGYTLTAWSAAGFVGPLLLGLSTEITIFYLFAILLVLALLVGLWLKSLLLKVA from the coding sequence TTATGCAACTGTCAATTGGATCTATTTATGCATACAGCAAATGGATTGAACCGTTAACGAAAGAATTAAGCTGGGATGCTCATGATACCAAAACAGGTTTCAGTCTCGCCATTTGCTTTTTGGGCTTAACTGCCGCGTTCATGGGAAAATTTGCTCAAAAAGTTGGCCCTACAAAAGGAGGAATAATAGCCGCTTTATTTTTAACTATAGGTTTATTAGGCAGTTCGCTGGCTGTCAAAATAGATTCTATTTATTTATTTTACCTAACATTTGGAGTTTTGCAGGGCATCGGTTTAGGTTTTGGATATATCGTTCCTGTTTATACTGTCGTAAAATGGTTTCCCGATAAACCAGGATTGGCTTCGGGAATAATTATTATGTCATTTGCTTTAGGATCGTTATTGGCATCGTTTTTAATTGGTCCTCTTTATACCTCTTTAGGACTTTCCGGAGCCTTTTTAACTCTCGCTATTTGCTACGGAATTTGTATGTTACTAAGTGCTTCATATTTGGCAAACCCAACAGATGCTTCTGTAGCTCAACATGCGCACGTTGATTTAACTCCAAAAGAAATCTTATCCGACAAACGTTTCATTGCGTTGTGGTTACTATTGTTTTTGAATGTATGCGGCGGTATTGCTATAATTTCAAAAGCTGCCGTTTTGGGTCAAGAAGTGGTAGGAATGAGTGCCGGAGAAGCAACAATGTTTGTTGCAATTATTGGTTTATTTAATGGTTTGGGGCGTTTATTTTGGTCTAGTATTTCAGATAAAATTGGTTGCTGGAGTACATTTATGATTTTCATCGGAATCAATGCGGCTTGTTTTGCCATGATTCCAACATTTTCAACCAATCAAATTTCGTTTCAAACATTAACCTTTATAATTATAGCGGGTTATGGAGCCGGATTTGCTACAATGCCATCTTTTGTAAAAAGTATCTTTGGTGCCGAAAAATATGGTCAGGTTCTTGGTTACACATTGACAGCATGGTCTGCAGCAGGATTTGTTGGCCCATTGTTACTAGGCTTGAGCACAGAAATTACAATTTTTTACCTGTTTGCAATATTACTTGTCTTAGCCCTACTTGTCGGGTTATGGCTAAAAAGTTTACTATTGAAAGTTGCTTAA
- a CDS encoding Ppx/GppA phosphatase family protein — protein MIRIKKYAAIDIGSNAMRLLIANIVEEEGQETQFNKSSLVRVPIRLGQDAFTVGEISPENTERMVDAMKAFNLLMKVHKVERYMAFATSAMREAYNAKEVVALIKKKADIKIEIIDGKKEAAIIASTDLHHLLKTDETYLFVDVGGGSTEFTLFSNGKMVNSRSFKAGTVRLLNDMVPDVVWNEIEKWIKTNTADYDEVALIGSGGNINKIFKMSGKIQEKPLSYIYLNSQYTYFNSLSYEQRISQLGLNPDRADVIVPATRIYLNAMKWSGARQIFVPKIGLSDGIVKAMYYGKI, from the coding sequence ATGATAAGAATTAAAAAATATGCTGCTATTGATATTGGATCGAATGCTATGCGTTTATTAATTGCCAATATTGTAGAAGAAGAAGGACAAGAAACACAATTCAATAAAAGTTCATTAGTGCGTGTGCCTATTCGTTTGGGACAAGACGCTTTCACAGTTGGGGAAATTTCTCCTGAAAATACCGAACGAATGGTTGATGCAATGAAAGCATTCAATTTATTGATGAAAGTACACAAAGTCGAAAGATATATGGCATTTGCGACATCGGCAATGCGTGAAGCTTATAATGCAAAAGAGGTCGTAGCATTAATTAAAAAGAAAGCCGATATAAAAATTGAAATCATTGATGGTAAAAAAGAGGCGGCAATAATTGCTTCTACCGATTTACATCATTTATTAAAAACAGACGAAACGTATTTATTTGTTGATGTAGGTGGTGGTAGTACTGAGTTTACCTTATTTTCAAATGGAAAAATGGTTAATTCCAGATCTTTCAAAGCAGGTACAGTTCGATTGTTGAACGACATGGTTCCAGACGTTGTTTGGAATGAAATTGAAAAATGGATTAAAACGAATACCGCCGATTATGATGAAGTTGCTTTAATAGGTTCTGGTGGAAACATTAATAAAATATTCAAAATGTCCGGAAAAATTCAAGAAAAACCACTTTCCTATATTTATTTGAATTCGCAATATACTTATTTTAATTCGCTGTCTTATGAACAAAGAATTTCGCAATTAGGTTTGAATCCCGACCGTGCCGACGTAATTGTCCCTGCAACTCGAATTTATCTTAATGCTATGAAATGGAGCGGAGCCCGACAAATTTTTGTTCCAAAAATTGGACTTTCAGATGGAATTGTAAAAGCAATGTACTACGGAAAAATTTAG
- the ppk1 gene encoding polyphosphate kinase 1 has protein sequence MFEQKYIDREKSWLAFNARVLQEAGDDSVPLLDRLRFLGIFSNNLDEFFRVRFAAIRRLSLSGISGEKYFGGVTTQQLIKDITEIVIQQQSESLRILSNIEKKLKTENIFIINENNVSKEQEAFLKEFFIQKLSPELVTIILNDLAEFPVLKDSLGYLAVKLVMKKNSEVRYAIIEIPKTVNRFVVLPSNNEKQYVMLIDDVIRMNLGNIFNIFNYESVSAHMIKITRDAQLDIDSDLSKSMLEKISSSVKDRRIGEPVRFIYDQELGKDTLKFFLDKMHIDATDSIIPGGRYHNRRDYMDFPNLGRFDLLYKKNDPLPIPGLSLEGSILEKISDRDYLLNAPYQSFSYLIKFLREAALDPKVTTIKITLYRLAKNSQIISSLINAAKNGKKVIVQIELQARFDEVSNILYSEQMKTEGIQLIFGIKGLKVHSKVCVIERMEKNKIKRYGFISTGNFNEATAKIYTDVTLFTCHPQILKDITKVFEFFDINYKVQRYKHLIVSPQHTRQRFVKMIDREIAHALAGRKTYMKLKMNSLSDFTMIDKLYEASCAGVKIQLQIRGICSLIPGVKGLSENIQAISIVDNYLEHSRVYIFGNAGFTDVYISSADFMTRNLDARVEVTCPIYDQDIKNELIENFDIAWKGNVKVRFHSYKLDNKYRVRGETPVFRAQMETYKYYLSKVEPVGELKED, from the coding sequence GTGTTTGAACAGAAATATATTGATAGAGAAAAAAGCTGGTTGGCTTTCAATGCTCGGGTATTGCAAGAGGCAGGCGATGATTCAGTGCCATTGTTAGACAGATTAAGGTTTTTAGGGATTTTTTCAAATAATTTAGACGAGTTTTTCAGAGTACGTTTTGCTGCTATCAGAAGGTTAAGTTTAAGCGGTATTTCGGGAGAAAAATATTTTGGTGGAGTTACAACTCAACAATTAATAAAGGATATTACGGAAATTGTTATTCAGCAACAGTCTGAAAGTTTACGAATTCTAAGTAATATTGAGAAAAAATTAAAGACAGAAAATATCTTTATTATTAATGAAAATAATGTAAGCAAAGAACAGGAGGCATTTTTAAAAGAATTTTTTATTCAAAAATTGAGTCCTGAATTGGTTACCATTATATTAAATGATTTAGCAGAATTTCCTGTTCTGAAAGATTCATTGGGATATTTGGCTGTAAAGCTAGTAATGAAGAAAAATAGCGAAGTTCGTTATGCCATCATTGAAATCCCAAAAACAGTCAATCGTTTTGTGGTTTTGCCATCCAATAATGAAAAACAATATGTGATGCTGATTGACGATGTAATCCGGATGAACTTGGGTAACATTTTCAATATTTTCAATTACGAAAGTGTTTCGGCACACATGATAAAAATAACTCGTGACGCACAGTTGGATATTGATAGCGACTTGAGTAAAAGTATGCTCGAAAAAATATCATCCAGTGTTAAGGATAGAAGAATAGGGGAGCCTGTTCGTTTTATTTATGATCAGGAATTGGGCAAGGATACATTGAAATTCTTTTTGGATAAAATGCATATCGATGCAACAGATAGTATAATTCCCGGAGGTAGATACCACAATAGGAGAGATTATATGGATTTCCCGAATCTAGGCAGATTTGATTTATTGTATAAAAAAAACGATCCTCTGCCAATACCCGGATTAAGCCTTGAAGGAAGTATTCTGGAAAAGATTTCAGATAGAGACTATTTGCTAAATGCCCCTTATCAGTCTTTTTCTTATTTAATAAAATTTTTGCGAGAAGCGGCTTTGGATCCAAAAGTGACTACTATAAAAATCACTTTATATCGATTGGCTAAAAATTCCCAAATCATAAGTTCGCTGATTAATGCAGCCAAAAACGGAAAAAAAGTAATTGTTCAGATTGAATTGCAGGCACGTTTTGATGAAGTGTCCAATATCTTATATTCTGAACAAATGAAAACAGAAGGAATTCAACTGATATTTGGAATAAAGGGATTGAAAGTTCACAGCAAAGTTTGTGTAATTGAAAGAATGGAGAAAAATAAAATAAAAAGATATGGTTTTATTTCGACCGGAAATTTCAATGAAGCAACTGCAAAAATTTATACAGACGTAACACTTTTTACGTGTCATCCTCAAATTTTAAAAGACATTACAAAGGTTTTTGAATTTTTTGACATTAATTATAAAGTTCAGCGATACAAACATCTTATTGTTTCGCCACAACATACAAGACAACGTTTTGTAAAAATGATTGACAGGGAAATTGCTCATGCTTTGGCTGGTCGAAAAACCTATATGAAGCTGAAAATGAATAGTTTGTCTGACTTTACAATGATTGATAAATTATATGAAGCAAGTTGTGCAGGTGTAAAAATTCAATTACAAATTAGAGGAATATGTTCGTTGATACCTGGAGTAAAAGGATTGAGCGAAAATATCCAAGCCATAAGTATCGTTGATAATTATTTGGAACATTCAAGGGTTTATATTTTTGGAAATGCTGGATTTACTGATGTTTATATTTCTTCGGCAGATTTTATGACTCGTAACTTAGACGCAAGGGTAGAAGTAACTTGTCCTATTTACGATCAGGATATTAAAAATGAATTGATAGAAAATTTTGATATAGCATGGAAAGGGAATGTAAAAGTCAGATTCCATTCCTATAAACTAGACAATAAATACAGAGTTCGTGGGGAAACCCCAGTTTTTAGAGCTCAAATGGAAACATATAAATATTACCTGAGTAAAGTAGAACCGGTAGGAGAACTGAAAGAAGATTAA